A single Vigna radiata var. radiata cultivar VC1973A chromosome 8, Vradiata_ver6, whole genome shotgun sequence DNA region contains:
- the LOC106771566 gene encoding uncharacterized protein LOC106771566 has protein sequence MLIVKPYICRTQGSFSISDHPHPFSISSIRFNSHILNPISFRFSQFHPSLTIACVKRRDWSQASNRTILQLASAVAFNLKILPEPFNSIAGEIARSDINTLSRLVGGGRRRMTGKWRARKKESGFH, from the exons ATGCTGATAGTGAAACCCTACATCTGCAGAACCCAGGGTTCCTTCTCAATTTCAGATCACCCTCATCCATTTTCAATTTCCTCAATCCGCTTCAATTCTCACATTCTCAATCCTATTTCGTTTCGCTTTTCACAATTCCACCCATCTCTCACAATCGCATGCGTTAAAAGGCGTGATTGGTCTCAAGCATCCAATCGAACAATTCTTCAACTGGCTTCTGCAGTCGCGTTCAATCTCAAGATCTTACCTGAGCCTTTCAATTCCATTGCAGGCGAAATCGCACGCAGCGATATCAATACTCTGAGTCGCCTTGTAGGTGGCGGTAGAAGGAGAATGACTGGAAAATGGAGGGCGAGAAAGAAGGAGTCG GGATTTCATTGA
- the LOC106771615 gene encoding increased DNA methylation 2 isoform X2: protein MVSEADQKNVMPSDDQCFLVYFIVGTYFGPDIKSEGATKKSILQRVAEGFPPYTLNQLTNSFIKVVELERVYYYILRKSDKSLILKLAFLRRFFQGQGGNSNYPHFLDLFPLHLHPQSRFQNLYNIVDNIVFINNPDTRYIKPEDVARFKRLSGVEELHVDRDAVRLHLVVSSYDNCVLNNSKMSMGKNENEFSGGFYKFRDNVHGRVRDTTTHRHQGGDIEDEVNDDPGEVGAAMLFLPTPPSREELSDMVAATKNGFALTGSVAKAPFGPSIGLLDIGECEDSYLFRVSLPGVKRDEREFFCDVETDGKVMITGVTITGEPTVYRYSHAFEMQTQNLCPPGEFTLSFQLPGPVDPHHFSGASADIILTSSSAFIIFFILAKGRLWFLKSVTFSIS, encoded by the exons ATGGTTTCCGAGGCTGATCAAAAAAATGTGATGCCCAGTGATGATCAGTGCTTTTTAGTGTATTTCATTGTGGGAACCTACTTTGGTCCTGACATCAAATCCGAAGGAGCCACCAAGAAATCAATATTGCAGAGAGTAGCAGAAGGGTTCCCTCCATACACATTGAATCAATTAACCAATTCTTTCATCAAAGTTGTTGAATTGGAGCgtgtttattattatatactcaGGAAGAGTGATAAATCACTCATCCTTAAGTTAGCCTTTCTGCGTCGGTTCTTTCAAGGTCAGGGTGGAAATAGCAATTACCCCCACTTTCTCGATTTGTTCCCTCTCCACTTGCACCCTCAGTCCCGCTTCCAAAACCTCTATAACATTGTTGATAACATTGTGTTTATTAACAATCCTGATACCAGGTACATAAAACCAGAGGATGTTGCGAGGTTCAAGAGACTGAGTGGGGTTGAAGAGTTGCATGTGGACAGAGACGCAGTCAGGTTGCATCTAGTTGTTTCTTCTTACGACAATTGTGTTCTCAACAACTCTAAGATGTCTATgggaaagaatgagaatgagttCTCTGGTGGATTTTATAAGTTTCGGGATAATGTTCATGGTCGTGTGAGGGATACTACAACTCATCGACATCAGGGTGGTGATATTGAAGATGAGGTGAATGATGATCCTGGAGAAGTTGGGGCAGCTATGTTGTTCCTTCCTACCCCTCCTTCTAGGGAGGAGTTGTCTGACATGGTGGCTGCTACAAAGAATGGATTTGCTTTAACTGGAAGTGTGGCTAAGGCACCTTTTGGTCCCAGCATAGGACTTCTGGACATTGGAGAGTGTGAAGACTCCTACCTGTTTCGTGTGTCTCTTCCAGGAGTCAAGAGGGATGAAA GGGAATTCTTTTGTGATGTTGAGACTGATGGGAAGGTAATGATAACAGGAGTAACTATAACAGGAGAGCCTACAGTGTATAGGTATTCTCATGCTTTTGAAATGCAAACTCAAAACCTTTGTCCACCAGGTGAATTTACCTTGTCCTTCCAGCTGCCTGGTCCTGTTGATCCACATCACTTTTCAG GTGCCTCAGCTGATATCATTCTGACATCCTCATCTGCCTTCATAATCTTTTTTATCCTTGCCAAGGGAAGACTATGGTTCTTGAAATCAGTCACTTTCTCAATTTCTTGA
- the LOC106771615 gene encoding increased DNA methylation 2 isoform X1, producing MVSEADQKNVMPSDDQCFLVYFIVGTYFGPDIKSEGATKKSILQRVAEGFPPYTLNQLTNSFIKVVELERVYYYILRKSDKSLILKLAFLRRFFQGQGGNSNYPHFLDLFPLHLHPQSRFQNLYNIVDNIVFINNPDTRYIKPEDVARFKRLSGVEELHVDRDAVRLHLVVSSYDNCVLNNSKMSMGKNENEFSGGFYKFRDNVHGRVRDTTTHRHQGGDIEDEVNDDPGEVGAAMLFLPTPPSREELSDMVAATKNGFALTGSVAKAPFGPSIGLLDIGECEDSYLFRVSLPGVKRDEREFFCDVETDGKVMITGVTITGEPTVYRYSHAFEMQTQNLCPPGEFTLSFQLPGPVDPHHFSVWFQERRVNSNMNISHALANMTGASADIILTSSSAFIIFFILAKGRLWFLKSVTFSIS from the exons ATGGTTTCCGAGGCTGATCAAAAAAATGTGATGCCCAGTGATGATCAGTGCTTTTTAGTGTATTTCATTGTGGGAACCTACTTTGGTCCTGACATCAAATCCGAAGGAGCCACCAAGAAATCAATATTGCAGAGAGTAGCAGAAGGGTTCCCTCCATACACATTGAATCAATTAACCAATTCTTTCATCAAAGTTGTTGAATTGGAGCgtgtttattattatatactcaGGAAGAGTGATAAATCACTCATCCTTAAGTTAGCCTTTCTGCGTCGGTTCTTTCAAGGTCAGGGTGGAAATAGCAATTACCCCCACTTTCTCGATTTGTTCCCTCTCCACTTGCACCCTCAGTCCCGCTTCCAAAACCTCTATAACATTGTTGATAACATTGTGTTTATTAACAATCCTGATACCAGGTACATAAAACCAGAGGATGTTGCGAGGTTCAAGAGACTGAGTGGGGTTGAAGAGTTGCATGTGGACAGAGACGCAGTCAGGTTGCATCTAGTTGTTTCTTCTTACGACAATTGTGTTCTCAACAACTCTAAGATGTCTATgggaaagaatgagaatgagttCTCTGGTGGATTTTATAAGTTTCGGGATAATGTTCATGGTCGTGTGAGGGATACTACAACTCATCGACATCAGGGTGGTGATATTGAAGATGAGGTGAATGATGATCCTGGAGAAGTTGGGGCAGCTATGTTGTTCCTTCCTACCCCTCCTTCTAGGGAGGAGTTGTCTGACATGGTGGCTGCTACAAAGAATGGATTTGCTTTAACTGGAAGTGTGGCTAAGGCACCTTTTGGTCCCAGCATAGGACTTCTGGACATTGGAGAGTGTGAAGACTCCTACCTGTTTCGTGTGTCTCTTCCAGGAGTCAAGAGGGATGAAA GGGAATTCTTTTGTGATGTTGAGACTGATGGGAAGGTAATGATAACAGGAGTAACTATAACAGGAGAGCCTACAGTGTATAGGTATTCTCATGCTTTTGAAATGCAAACTCAAAACCTTTGTCCACCAGGTGAATTTACCTTGTCCTTCCAGCTGCCTGGTCCTGTTGATCCACATCACTTTTCAG TGTGGTTCCAAGAACGCAGGGTTAATTCCAATATGAACATTTCACATGCCCTTGCAAATATGACAGGTGCCTCAGCTGATATCATTCTGACATCCTCATCTGCCTTCATAATCTTTTTTATCCTTGCCAAGGGAAGACTATGGTTCTTGAAATCAGTCACTTTCTCAATTTCTTGA